The Arachis hypogaea cultivar Tifrunner chromosome 16, arahy.Tifrunner.gnm2.J5K5, whole genome shotgun sequence genome contains a region encoding:
- the LOC140180174 gene encoding uncharacterized protein produces the protein MTFRRNKRSVSLFRMQFVNVKRESERREKKENGVRVAREEGGSKRERESAGEGGGGGLPVRPRAASRTTKRRRTSRRRQPVAAVRPCRRQLRRREEEMRERGKASFVTTAVPCSKPSPPLFCHKRRMCEGGNRIARVLSHGERRRASNLSPPVRPPPNHAAVREAVSIAAAGGCHRSRCSTSVILLFPVVAEPLKPLATVRAAAS, from the exons ATGACCTTTAGGCGTAATAAGCGAAGCGTTAGTCTCTTTAGAATGCAGTTCGTAAACGTGAAAAGGGAAAGCG aaagaagggaaaagaaagaaaatggagtgAGGGTTGCGAGAGAAGAGGGTGGATccaagagagagagggagagcgcCGGCGAAGGAGGAGGCGGCGGGTTGCCGGTTCGTCCACGGGCCGCCTCTAGAACCACGAAGAGAAGGAGAACCTCGCGCCGCCGTCAACCCGTCGCCGCTGTTCGTCCTTGCCGCCGCCAGCTGCGCCGCCGCGAAGAAGAGATGCGCGAAAGAGGAAAGGCCAGTTTTGTCACCACCGCCGTGCCGTGCTCCAAGCCGTCACCACCACTGTTCTGTCACAAGAGAAGGATGTGCGAGGGAGGAAACAGAATCGCGAGGGTGCTCAGCCATGGAGAGAGGAGACGCGCGTCGAATCTGTCGCCGCCGGTCCGCCCACCGCCAAACCACGCCGCCGTCCGTGAGGCTGTCTCCATCGCCGCTGCCGGAGGTTGCCATCGGAGCCGCTGCTCCACTTCTGTCATTCTTCTTTTTCCG GTTGTTGCTGAGCCACTGAAGCCCCTGGCCACTGTCAGAGCTGCTGCCAGTTAA
- the LOC140180358 gene encoding uncharacterized protein — protein sequence MRERGKAGSVTTVVPCSMPSPPLFCHKRRMCEGGNRIARVLSHGERRRTSNLSPPVRPPPNHAAVREAFSITAAEGRHRSHCSTSVILLFPVVAEPLKPLATVRAAAD from the exons ATGCGCGAAAGAGGAAAGGCCGGTTCTGTCACCACCGTCGTGCCGTGCTCCATGCCGTCACCACCATTATTCTGTCACAAGAGAAGGATGTGCGAGGGAGGAAACAGAATCGCGAGGGTGCTCAGCCACGGAGAGAGGAGACGCACGTCGAATCTGTCGCCGCCGGTCCGCCCACCGCCAAACCACGCCGCCGTCCGTGAGGCTTTCTCCATCACCGCTGCCGAAGGTCGCCATCGGAGCCACTGCTCCACTTCTGTCATTCTTCTTTTTCCG GTTGTTGCTGAGCCACTGAAGCCCTTGGCCACTGTCAGAGCTGCTGCCGATTAA